Within the Periplaneta americana isolate PAMFEO1 chromosome 6, P.americana_PAMFEO1_priV1, whole genome shotgun sequence genome, the region CAGGAGGATGGCGACGGCTTGGTAGTTGGAGTGCGAGGTGCAGGAGCTTCAGAAGTAGGCGACGGCGTATGGTGTGGACTATGGTCGTGGTGGTATTGACCAGCACCAGGAGGATGGCGACGGCTTGGTAGATGGAGTGCGAGGTGCAGGAGCTTCAGAAGTAGGCGACGGCGTATGGTGTGGACTATGGGCGTGGTGGTATTGACCAGCACCAGGAGGATGGCGACGGCTTGGTAGATGGAATGCGAGGTGCAAGAGCTTCAGAAGTAGGCGACGGCGTATGGTGTGGACTATGGGCGTGGTGGTATTGACCAGCACCAGGAGGATGGCGACGGCTTGGTAGATGGAGTGCGAGGTGCAGGAGCTTCAGAAGTAGGCGACGGCGTATGGTGTGGACTATGGTCGTGGTGGTATTCACCAGCACCAGGAGGATGGCGACGGCTTGGTAGATGGAGTGCGAGGTGTAGGAGCTTCAGAAGTGGGCGACGGCGTATGGTGTGGACTATGGTCGTGGTGGTATTGACTAGCACCAGGAGGATGGCGACGGCTTGGTAGATGGAGTGCGAGGTGCAGGAGCTTCAGAAGTAGGCGACGGCGTATGAGGTGGACTATGGTCGTGGTGGTATTGACCAGCACCAGGAGGATGGCGACGGCTTGGTAGATGGAGTGCGAGGTGCAGGAGCTTGAGAAGTAGGCGACGGCGTATGGTGTGGACTATGGTCGTGGTGGTATTGACAGCACCAGGAGGATGGCGACGGCTTGGTAGATGGAGTGCGCGGTGCAGGAGCTTCAGAAGTAGGCGACGGCGTATGGTGTGGACTATGGTCGTGGTGGTATTGACCAGCACCAGGAGGATGGCGACGGCTTGGTAGATGGAGTGCGAGGTGCATGAGCTTCAGAAGTATGCGACGGCGTATGGTGTGGACTATGGTCGTGGTGGTATTCACCAGCACCAGGAGGATGGCGACGGATTGGTAGATGGAGTGCGAGGTGCAGGAGCTTCAGAAGTAGGCGACGGCGTATGGTGTGGACTATGGTCGTGGTGGTATTGACCAGCACCAGGAGGATGGCGGCGGCTTGGTAGATGGAGTCCGCGGTGCAAGAGCTTCAGAAGTAGGCCACGGCGTATGGTGTGGACTATGGTCGTGGTGATATTGACCAGCACCAGGAGGATGGCGACGGCTTGGTAGATGGAGTGCGAGGTGCAGGAGCTTCAGAAGTAGGCGACGGCGTATGGTGTGGACTATGGGCGTGGTGGTATTGACCAGCACCAGGAGGATGGCGACGGCTTGGTAGATGGAGTGCGAGGTGCAGGAGCTTCAGAAGTAGGCGACGGCGTATGGTGTGGACTATGGACGTGGTGGTATTGACCAACACCAGGACGTTGGCGACGGCTTGGTAGATGGAGTGCGAGGTGCAGGAGCTTCAGAAGTAGGCGACGGCGTATGGTGTGGACTATGGTCGTGGTGGTATTGACCAGCACCAGGAGGATGGCGACGGCTTGGTAGATGGAGTGCCAGGTGCGGGAGCTTCAGAAGTAGGCGACGGCGTATGGTGTGGATTATGGTCGTGGTGGTATTGACCAGCACCAGGAGGATGGCGACGGCTTGGTAGATGGAGTGCGAGGTGTAGGAGCTTTAGGAGGCGACGGCATATGGTGTGGACTatggtcgtggtggtactgaccagcaccaggagGGCGGCGAGGGCGTGGATCTGGAAAATAATGAAGTACGGTCAATAGCGATATTATTGCTGAGGCTTGAAGTCTTTTGACATACCAGATATTGTTAACACCACGGTGAGAACAGATTAAACTTACCACgtggtttatattaaatatgttatattagcatatttggaattcctttgttttaacattatatcttaacattaattataaaacaatatattaatatattttcggtGCTTTTACTTAATGATATTATCAAGAAAACaagatttaaaatatcacaatgCATACGTTTTATAGGCTATGTAGGTACTTGTAGTGGAAATCAATAATTGTCATTAAGTTACATTTTATATAAGTCATGAGAAGGTAAAGTAGTCGTTCTGCGATATAAATACtgaataaatcttcaatttttaatgaaattaaaaaaatacgttGTGTTAtctaaatctagtctttcaggtaaagcttcctgtgaagcagatttgaataatttcaagggaaaaattgttccgtggccgggtatcgatcccgggacctctggttgaacgtacccgcgttctgccaactgagctacccgggaactccacccgacaccgtctcaacttttccctttatatccacacaactcgcgtgggctgacgaaacgccagagacccacatcgagtgcacacaaactctgtgcgacttggaattctggttttctgttaacgtacacagtgacgtatatattatccaaatctagtctttcaggtaaagcttcctgtgaagcagatttgaataattgcaagggaaaaattgttccgggatcgatacccggccccggaacaattttccccttgaaattattcactttgTGTTAGATTGAAATGCAATTGTTCTGTAAAAGAATGAATGTTGTTAAGATTTCGTGTGAGTTGTAATTGATTGAGTGATTCCTATTTATAAGCaatatctaattttaaatttcgtaacgTAGTTCTGCACACTGTTACTAAAATGTCATTGAATAAACAATTCCTCTAAGATAAGTAGTTCATAGTTCACTtcatattttgtgaaattttactTAAATGATTTTAAAAGTTTTCGAAAAACTTTTTTCACTATCTTACGAATTAATTGTAAATTGTCACTGTGTTCTCGCTGTACATTTTGTTCTTGTGTTGTTGCTGTGATCTGTCGAGATCGTTCTCTGTTTTTATACCTCCGTCTTCTGTTTGCTTATGGTTGCCAAGGCACAAAATAGTCGTGAGCTGAATGCACATTGTTTCACTTCCTTTAGTTGCTAAGGGGATGCATTAGTTTCCGCTTTCAACTGGCATGTTGTAACACGAGAAAGACTGACAGTATAAACCATTTTAGTCGATGTATTAATTTGTGCTCAACTTCCTATCACAAACATAAATAGGCATGAAAGCTTATTATAGTCAATATTCAGACAATTCAAACTGTATAGCATCGACCATGATGTACGCAAACGTGGATATTTGTTATCAGCGTCATgtcatttatcttttatttcggTATACTGCTGACAGAACGTTATGAGTTCGCTTTGTATTCCTCTAAAACGAGTAAGTCTCGAAAACGTCCATAGAGCGTTTATAGCATAGACCAAAATCTTCGAGCTTTGCGGacgcaatataaataaaatattaggatGGCAAATAATTTCATACTTgagttcatcatcatcttcatcacggcataagccttgtggctcgtcccgtcttcaagaaaactgattctaccatctcatccgtggcctgccgacatttcttctacctacaggtttatacttatttattatttgtggtatacgatcttcatccattctttgtatatgattgAGTTAAAGGAGTTATTTCGTCGATGTCCTATTGATAATTAGACGTTATTAAAGATAAGAAGTATTTTCCTATATATATTCTCTCCATACTCtaccataaaataaattttatttcaatattactcAAAAGTTAACAGTTTCGTTTATGCAAGAATAATGTTTGGATCTCATACATCTGGTTTTAAGAGTTGGACCTTTCTCTTGTGTCTCGTTTCACCCATACCAGTTAACTGTGCCAAGGTTCTCTGTGCATCCATCCAAGTACGGTGACTGTTAATATCGTTTCGGCATAATATATGGTGTTCCTCTTCATATTcactccggttgattttgtatttttcaattttattattatttcactcttcagaggccctgatgtGTCTAGAATCAACCCtacattcgattttataacatattttagattcttaaacaaaatacagcaaatttcaaTGGTTTAATTGTGT harbors:
- the LOC138701440 gene encoding uncharacterized protein; translated protein: MAVYSAASLRKECLSKIHALAALLVLVSTTTTIVHTICRRLLKLLHLALHLPSRRHPPGAGQYHHDHNPHHTPSPTSEAPAPGTPSTKPSPSSWCWSIPPRP